CTACACGATCGTGATTGTTACCCACTCTATGCAGCAGGCCGCTCGCGTTTCTCAGCGCACAGCGTTCTTCCATATGGGCAATCTGGTAGAAGAAGGTCCAACAGACCAGATCTTCACCAACCCACAAGATCAGCGCACTCAGGACTATATCACCGGCCGCTTTGGCTAAGTAATTTGTTCGTATTCTTTCGCAAGGAAAATCGACTATTCTTGGAAACAGAATACGAATTTGAGGAGAGATTCGAGATGACTGAGCATACTGTCAGCTCTTATGATGATGACCTACGCGACCTGACCGGTCGTATTGCCGAAATGGGTGGCCAAGCAGAACGCATGGTCGAGGAATCAATCAGCGCTCTGGTTCGCCAGGACTTTAACGCGGCTCAGGCAACGGCTGCCAAGGATTCCGCCATCAACAAGATGGATCGCGATATCGAAGAAAAGGCCGTGCTGATCATTGCACGTCGTCAGCCAATGGCGAAAGATCTGCGTCAGATCATTGCTGTATTGCGCATTGCCACAGACCTTGAGCGCGTTGCCGATCTGGGCAAGAACATCGCCCGCTCTATTGCTGCAATGGAAGCCAAAACGCCACCGAAGCAGCTGCTGCATGGTATCGAGCATATGGCAGAAATCGTTTTGGAGCAGCTGCGTATGGTGCTTGATGCCTATACCACGTCTGACAAAGCCGCAGCAGTTGCAATTGTGAAGCGCGACGATGAAGTGGATGCGCTTTATCGCTCATTGTTCCGTGAATTCCTCACCTACATGATGGAAGATCCCCGGAATATCAGCTATTGCACCAACCTTCTTTTCGCAGCAAAGCATCTGGAGCGTGTGGGCGACCACGCCACCAACATTGCTGAATCGGTCTACTATGTCGAGACCGGCAAGGAAATGGAAGAAGGCTCACTTTGATCTTAAGGATCGGGCTTCGGCCCGATCCTTTTATGCCATCAGGCAAACACCAGAACAGAACGGCTAGTCTTGTGCTGTTCTGGTCTCACCAAAGGTCAGATCCGAGCGAGACACAGAGACATCCGCCGTCCGGATCGCAGAATGCGGAAAAGTGGTTATGAGCCCCAAAGTCATGATCGTTGAAGATGAAGAAGCCCTAAGCCTTCTTCTTCGGTATAATCTGGAAGCTGAAGGCTATCAGGTAGAA
This window of the uncultured Cohaesibacter sp. genome carries:
- the phoU gene encoding phosphate signaling complex protein PhoU, with product MTEHTVSSYDDDLRDLTGRIAEMGGQAERMVEESISALVRQDFNAAQATAAKDSAINKMDRDIEEKAVLIIARRQPMAKDLRQIIAVLRIATDLERVADLGKNIARSIAAMEAKTPPKQLLHGIEHMAEIVLEQLRMVLDAYTTSDKAAAVAIVKRDDEVDALYRSLFREFLTYMMEDPRNISYCTNLLFAAKHLERVGDHATNIAESVYYVETGKEMEEGSL